Proteins encoded in a region of the Balneolales bacterium ANBcel1 genome:
- a CDS encoding efflux RND transporter permease subunit, which produces MQVIEQAIKNRMLIVVLAGILVVAGLYSYITIPKESAPSIDIPLFIISTIYPGIGPSDMESLVTQPLERELQGIEGVSEIRSTTFEGFSSIVVEFDLDVENIVASQRVREQVDMARSELPSDAEDPIITEFSIDDFPIMTVNLAADYPLAQLTQIAERLEEELETIAGIREVDVIGGLEREVQVNVDLAALKGYNVSFQQIVGAIQTQNLTIPGGNIDVDRLSYLLRVTGEFQHPNEIEDLVVFAPPAGGGNNGQVQPPGMIYMRDLAEVIYGFKDRTSYARLTAFMIEDDNGEMIPIPREDIIENQVISLDIKQRTGSNILDIADEVDQVLANFGFPAGTQIIMTNDASVYVRDMISDLENSIISGMLFVVLVLVFFLGVRNALLVGTAVPLAIFVGFLVMTVMGLTVNFVILFSLIIALGLLVDNSVVIVENIYRFRELGHKRFDAARLGATEVGYALLASTATLVAAFLPLLFWPGIIGKFMSYLPMTLIIVLLSSLFIALVIYPALTGYFVKLDHEKKRKKSRLAKYTLWAGLVVIASVVGISNYITLIVLVLVVAFFTITYKLVVKPLSTVFTGRFLPAFIDGYKAFLGWMLQRNYNVRGAYWRNMFSLSAFTLGFLLLVAGGLFSIFLGAAAAPIAILGVVALVVGAVGIVVHTVESVFLGGKRSVIAGAVVAVVFALTLFGFSLLTAEVTLPVFLRIMVLPLVVMVIGSLGMFRTRREPLILTDNRARLLNTAFGAMFGIFVIFSFTPTGVSFFPDTDPNRIDINIEGPLGMNIDASDAMVRDIQERLNRMLDENPNTEASIENIQINVGIAATGGFGAGVPSPERARISLNLVDFSDRKESSSMSMARIREALRGVPDAFIQVEGQEMGPPTGSPVNIEISGDDFEQVERFTQEVRRMLQDAEFSGRIPGLVDVRDNVSGGMPEYNVHIDHEKARQFGLTLSDIAQTVRIAINGLEASTFRDGEDEYDITVRLRKEDRDNLDKLNDLTINQAGMQIPLISVASFDEGVGPGSITRLNLQRTAIVEGDAAPGFSGPQVLAEVQNYLADYRESLPDGYTMEYTGESEDQDESFSFLTTALAISFALIFLVLLAKFNSLIIPFIIMIAVGLSLIGVFLGLIVTRTEFSVMVFVGIISLAGIVCINNIVLVEYIQQMMQKGRSRMDAIIEAGSIRLRPVLLTALTTILGLVPLTFGIDIDYIGFVTELDPAFQFGTESTQFWGPMGITIISGLMFATFLTLVIVPVMYSVFDSLSGKLSSAYRSKE; this is translated from the coding sequence ATGCAAGTCATTGAACAAGCCATAAAAAACCGGATGCTGATTGTAGTACTGGCCGGAATTCTTGTCGTCGCCGGACTCTACTCCTATATCACCATTCCCAAGGAATCGGCACCATCCATCGATATTCCGTTGTTTATCATCAGTACGATCTATCCTGGAATCGGTCCCTCCGACATGGAATCGCTCGTAACACAGCCGCTGGAACGTGAACTCCAGGGCATTGAGGGCGTCAGCGAGATCCGTTCCACAACCTTTGAAGGCTTCAGCAGTATCGTGGTGGAGTTTGACCTCGACGTGGAGAATATTGTTGCCAGCCAGCGTGTGCGTGAACAGGTGGATATGGCCCGCTCGGAGTTGCCTTCCGATGCCGAAGACCCCATAATCACAGAGTTCAGCATCGACGATTTTCCCATCATGACCGTGAACCTTGCCGCGGATTACCCGCTGGCACAGCTGACCCAGATCGCCGAGCGCCTGGAAGAGGAGCTTGAGACTATCGCCGGTATCAGGGAGGTGGATGTGATCGGCGGACTGGAACGGGAAGTGCAGGTGAATGTTGACCTTGCCGCCCTGAAAGGTTACAACGTATCGTTCCAGCAGATTGTCGGTGCTATTCAGACACAGAACCTGACCATCCCCGGTGGGAATATCGATGTTGACAGATTGTCCTATCTGCTGCGGGTTACCGGAGAGTTCCAGCATCCCAACGAAATCGAAGATCTTGTGGTGTTCGCGCCTCCCGCCGGAGGCGGCAACAACGGACAGGTACAGCCCCCCGGCATGATTTACATGCGTGACCTCGCAGAAGTGATTTACGGTTTCAAAGACCGAACCAGCTACGCCCGGCTGACTGCCTTCATGATCGAAGATGACAACGGGGAAATGATCCCCATCCCCAGAGAGGATATCATCGAAAACCAGGTAATCAGCCTGGATATCAAACAGCGCACCGGTTCCAATATTCTGGATATCGCCGATGAAGTTGACCAGGTACTTGCAAATTTCGGCTTTCCCGCCGGTACGCAGATCATCATGACCAACGACGCGAGTGTCTATGTACGTGACATGATCAGCGACCTGGAAAACAGTATCATCAGCGGGATGCTGTTCGTGGTGCTGGTGCTGGTGTTCTTCCTGGGCGTCCGAAATGCACTGCTGGTTGGTACGGCCGTTCCGCTTGCCATCTTTGTCGGTTTCCTGGTGATGACCGTCATGGGCCTTACCGTCAACTTCGTTATTCTGTTCAGCCTCATCATCGCACTGGGTCTGCTGGTCGACAACTCGGTGGTGATCGTCGAAAATATCTACCGTTTCCGGGAACTCGGCCACAAACGGTTTGATGCCGCCCGATTGGGGGCAACCGAAGTAGGTTATGCTCTGCTCGCATCCACAGCTACACTCGTAGCGGCGTTTCTGCCCCTGCTCTTCTGGCCGGGCATTATCGGCAAATTCATGAGCTATCTGCCCATGACCCTGATCATCGTGCTGCTAAGTTCTCTGTTCATCGCGTTGGTCATCTATCCGGCCCTGACCGGGTATTTCGTGAAGCTTGATCACGAGAAGAAGCGAAAGAAAAGCCGTCTCGCTAAATATACGCTGTGGGCGGGGCTGGTCGTGATCGCCTCCGTTGTGGGAATCAGCAACTACATTACCCTGATTGTACTGGTTTTGGTGGTGGCCTTCTTTACCATTACCTACAAACTCGTTGTCAAACCGCTGAGTACCGTTTTTACAGGAAGATTTCTGCCTGCATTTATTGATGGGTACAAAGCTTTTCTTGGCTGGATGCTGCAGCGCAATTACAATGTGCGCGGAGCCTACTGGAGGAACATGTTCAGCCTCTCCGCTTTTACCCTTGGTTTTCTGCTTCTGGTTGCGGGAGGACTGTTCTCCATATTTCTGGGAGCGGCCGCGGCACCCATTGCCATTCTCGGCGTCGTCGCCCTGGTGGTCGGAGCGGTGGGTATTGTCGTTCATACGGTTGAATCCGTCTTTCTCGGAGGGAAGCGAAGTGTAATAGCCGGTGCCGTTGTCGCCGTTGTATTTGCGCTCACGCTGTTCGGATTCTCACTGCTTACTGCCGAAGTAACACTCCCCGTTTTTCTGAGGATTATGGTTCTGCCGCTGGTAGTGATGGTGATCGGTTCCCTGGGCATGTTCCGAACCCGTCGCGAACCGCTGATCCTCACGGACAACCGGGCTCGTCTGCTGAATACCGCGTTTGGAGCCATGTTCGGTATTTTTGTCATTTTCTCATTCACTCCAACCGGTGTTTCCTTCTTCCCGGACACCGATCCAAACCGGATCGATATCAATATTGAAGGGCCCTTGGGCATGAATATCGACGCCAGTGATGCAATGGTACGGGATATTCAGGAACGCCTTAACAGGATGCTTGATGAAAATCCCAACACCGAGGCAAGCATAGAGAACATCCAGATAAATGTGGGAATTGCGGCGACCGGGGGATTCGGCGCCGGTGTGCCGAGTCCGGAGAGGGCACGTATTTCATTGAATCTGGTTGATTTTTCGGACCGAAAGGAGTCAAGCAGTATGTCCATGGCCCGTATCCGGGAAGCGTTGCGGGGTGTGCCGGACGCCTTCATTCAGGTGGAAGGCCAGGAAATGGGTCCGCCTACCGGCTCTCCGGTGAATATTGAAATTTCGGGGGATGATTTCGAGCAGGTGGAACGGTTCACCCAGGAGGTTCGTCGGATGCTCCAGGATGCCGAGTTTTCCGGCCGTATCCCCGGACTAGTGGATGTGCGCGATAATGTGAGTGGCGGGATGCCGGAATACAACGTTCACATCGATCATGAAAAAGCGCGGCAGTTCGGCCTGACTCTCTCCGATATCGCGCAAACGGTTCGTATTGCCATCAACGGACTGGAAGCCAGTACGTTTCGTGACGGAGAGGATGAGTACGACATCACGGTCCGCCTGCGCAAAGAGGATCGCGACAACCTGGACAAACTCAACGACCTTACCATCAATCAGGCCGGAATGCAGATTCCGCTGATTTCCGTGGCCAGCTTTGATGAAGGCGTTGGCCCGGGCAGTATCACGCGCCTGAACCTGCAGAGAACGGCCATTGTGGAGGGAGATGCCGCTCCGGGCTTCAGCGGCCCCCAGGTTCTGGCGGAGGTTCAGAATTATCTGGCCGATTACCGCGAATCGCTCCCTGACGGCTATACAATGGAGTACACCGGGGAAAGTGAGGACCAGGACGAAAGCTTTTCATTCTTGACAACCGCGCTTGCCATCAGCTTTGCACTCATTTTTCTTGTGCTGCTGGCGAAATTCAACAGCCTCATCATCCCGTTCATTATCATGATTGCGGTCGGACTCAGCCTGATCGGTGTATTTCTCGGGCTTATCGTCACCCGTACCGAATTCAGTGTGATGGTGTTTGTTGGAATCATCAGCCTGGCGGGCATTGTGTGTATCAACAACATCGTGCTTGTCGAGTATATTCAGCAGATGATGCAGAAGGGGCGCTCCCGAATGGACGCCATAATTGAGGCCGGCTCAATCCGTTTGCGTCCGGTACTGCTTACGGCACTGACAACCATCCTCGGACTGGTTCCGCTCACATTCGGTATCGATATCGATTATATCGGATTTGTCACGGAACTGGATCCGGCGTTTCAATTCGGAACGGAAAGCACACAGTTCTGGGGACCGATGGGTATTACCATTATCAGCGGACTCATGTTCGCCACCTTCCTTACGCTGGTGATTGTGCCGGTTATGTACTCGGTATTTGATTCACTTTCCGGCAAACTTTCCTCCGCCTATCGCTCCAAAGAGTA
- a CDS encoding cob(I)yrinic acid a,c-diamide adenosyltransferase, whose protein sequence is MKIYTRTGDQGSTSLFGGERVPKNHIRIDAYGTVDELNCMLGLTLAADPDPDIRSILERLQHELFVLGADLATPPEKNSRIERITEADYHRLEQDIDRLEQSLSPLKTFILPGGSSGAAGLHMARTICRRAERIVYTCRKDHDISDESLIYLNRLSDLLFVMSRYENHRKGRKDIPWDKTRRD, encoded by the coding sequence ATGAAAATTTATACCCGAACAGGTGACCAGGGCAGCACCTCTCTTTTCGGCGGGGAACGGGTCCCGAAAAACCATATACGGATCGATGCTTACGGTACCGTCGATGAGCTCAACTGTATGCTCGGACTGACCCTGGCTGCCGATCCGGATCCGGATATCAGGAGCATTCTGGAGCGGCTTCAACATGAACTGTTTGTGCTTGGGGCCGACCTTGCCACTCCTCCCGAGAAAAACTCGAGGATTGAACGAATTACCGAGGCCGACTATCACCGGCTGGAACAGGATATTGACCGGCTGGAACAGTCACTTTCCCCTTTGAAGACGTTCATTCTGCCCGGAGGGTCAAGTGGAGCCGCCGGCCTTCACATGGCCCGAACCATCTGCCGAAGAGCCGAGCGGATTGTCTATACCTGCCGGAAGGATCACGATATCTCCGATGAATCGTTAATATATCTGAACCGACTGTCGGATTTGCTGTTTGTCATGTCCAGGTACGAGAATCACCGTAAAGGCCGCAAAGATATTCCATGGGACAAAACCAGACGTGACTGA
- a CDS encoding TolC family protein, with product MRRALRFQPILKTVAIALLICLLFIPDPAGAFSSRQVGTQGDTLRLTLDRAVSIALENNFGLQNVILDQKEADQQVREAWGNVYPNVTASANYTRNLVTANPFAGSGAGDLFEGIGAIDWLRYNEQQRLDGNQPITFDEFLDRQMQGFEDSGITPPSMEDDPFSVDNQFSASLSITQTLFNGSAFAAIRGAEQFRKLSEDAVHRERQEVIDAVRRAFFSALLARQQVDVVQSSVERLRLTVEDTRRTAEQGLASRSDRLSAEVELVNLETELIEAENQAELALRNINLLLNRDASQPIRLEGDLTMSAMQPVGELSLDEAVSIALEHRPDLEQAEGFIEINRINESINRSSYRPVVNAFANLDYIGRVPDNRTVIGSDPADPDNPFRFQSESRSFFHDSYWNPNVSVGINVSWSIFTGFQNRARVEQSRIATRKSEIQYEYLSNAIRVEVDQALRNLRTAERRIDSQKRNIEQAEVNYEFARTRLREGVGTSLEERQASMLLDQSRLSYLAAIHDYLAAVSRFELVLGTSINRLHP from the coding sequence TTGCGCAGGGCTCTCCGGTTTCAACCGATTCTGAAAACAGTGGCCATAGCCCTGCTCATCTGCTTGCTGTTTATCCCGGATCCGGCCGGCGCCTTTTCATCCAGACAAGTGGGTACGCAAGGGGATACCCTGAGACTGACTCTCGACCGGGCCGTCAGTATCGCCCTTGAGAACAACTTTGGATTGCAGAATGTGATTCTCGATCAGAAGGAGGCCGACCAGCAGGTAAGAGAGGCCTGGGGCAATGTCTATCCCAATGTTACCGCTTCCGCAAACTACACCCGAAACCTGGTTACCGCCAACCCTTTTGCGGGTAGTGGCGCAGGTGACCTTTTTGAGGGGATAGGCGCTATCGACTGGCTGCGATACAATGAGCAGCAGCGCCTGGATGGAAATCAGCCCATAACCTTCGACGAGTTTCTGGATCGTCAGATGCAGGGTTTTGAGGATTCCGGTATTACCCCGCCATCCATGGAAGATGATCCGTTCAGTGTCGATAACCAGTTCTCCGCATCGCTCAGCATCACTCAGACTCTGTTTAACGGCTCCGCATTTGCTGCCATCAGGGGGGCGGAGCAGTTCAGGAAGCTGAGCGAGGATGCCGTACACCGCGAGCGGCAGGAGGTTATCGATGCCGTACGACGGGCCTTTTTCTCCGCACTGCTCGCCCGGCAGCAGGTGGATGTAGTGCAAAGCAGTGTGGAACGCCTCAGATTAACAGTCGAGGATACCCGCCGGACTGCCGAGCAGGGCCTGGCCTCACGAAGTGACCGCCTGAGCGCCGAAGTAGAGCTTGTGAATCTCGAAACAGAGCTTATCGAAGCGGAAAATCAGGCAGAACTGGCTCTCAGGAACATTAACCTGCTGCTCAACAGGGATGCCAGTCAGCCGATCCGTCTCGAAGGAGACCTGACCATGAGCGCCATGCAGCCGGTCGGTGAACTGAGCCTGGATGAAGCCGTTTCCATCGCACTGGAACACAGGCCGGATCTCGAACAGGCCGAAGGCTTTATTGAGATTAACCGAATCAACGAAAGTATCAACCGCTCCTCCTATCGCCCTGTCGTAAATGCTTTTGCCAATCTTGATTACATCGGACGAGTGCCGGATAACCGCACCGTAATCGGTTCGGATCCTGCAGACCCCGACAACCCCTTCCGGTTTCAAAGTGAAAGCCGAAGCTTCTTTCACGACAGCTACTGGAATCCCAATGTGTCGGTTGGGATCAATGTCAGCTGGAGCATCTTTACGGGCTTTCAAAACCGCGCCCGTGTTGAACAGAGCCGGATCGCGACCCGAAAAAGCGAAATTCAGTATGAGTACCTTTCCAATGCGATCCGTGTGGAGGTAGACCAGGCGCTCCGAAACCTCAGAACTGCGGAAAGGCGCATCGATAGCCAGAAAAGGAATATTGAACAGGCCGAAGTCAACTACGAATTCGCGAGAACAAGACTCCGTGAGGGTGTCGGCACCAGCCTGGAAGAACGGCAGGCTTCCATGCTCCTTGACCAAAGCAGGCTTTCCTATCTTGCTGCCATTCACGATTACCTGGCAGCCGTCAGCCGTTTTGAGCTGGTGCTGGGCACTTCAATTAACCGGCTCCACCCATGA
- a CDS encoding peptidoglycan DD-metalloendopeptidase family protein, with translation MTETAKIHEQEQQENEVEPRLDSFGIDEDFDVTVHSIRRNQSLSTILRNHGYSHRQIHELSIASRGVFDVRRIRAGRPLHLYSHTDETEGPAGNPAYIIYEENQLDYVRFEISDSITVVRGSKPKEVQTRLVSGEIRGSLYQTLRQLDVNPDLTYRLADVFAWQIDFYRIQPGDRFKVLYEEHLVDGRVIETGKIKAAIFTHWNQDYYAFHYRQNDMDEYFDEAGNSLRRQFMAAPLDYTRISSRFTNSRYHPVLNRNMPHHGTDYAAPVGTPIRAVGDGVVTTAGYGRNNGNFVRIRHNSIYETGYLHMSRFADGIRAGVTVNQGQVIGYVGATGLATGPHLCFRFWEHGQPVDPRRIDLPPADPIHTMHRMAFTDRKIGLLEELGLNPDSLITRPATLAGNIGYSGVLSQPEKASRQTTEL, from the coding sequence GTGACTGAAACCGCAAAGATTCACGAGCAGGAACAACAGGAAAATGAAGTTGAACCCCGTCTGGATTCGTTTGGAATTGATGAAGATTTTGATGTTACGGTACACTCCATCCGCAGAAATCAGTCCCTTTCAACCATCCTCAGAAATCACGGATATAGTCACCGGCAGATTCACGAGTTGAGCATCGCATCTCGGGGTGTGTTCGATGTGCGAAGGATCAGGGCAGGGCGCCCCTTGCATCTCTACTCGCATACGGATGAGACCGAAGGACCCGCCGGCAATCCTGCTTACATTATTTACGAAGAAAACCAGCTCGATTACGTACGTTTTGAAATATCGGACAGCATCACCGTTGTGCGCGGATCCAAGCCCAAAGAGGTTCAAACTCGTCTGGTAAGTGGTGAAATCCGGGGATCCCTGTACCAAACGCTGCGGCAGCTCGACGTGAATCCCGATCTGACCTACCGGCTGGCGGATGTATTCGCATGGCAAATTGATTTTTACCGAATTCAGCCCGGAGATCGCTTCAAAGTACTCTACGAGGAGCATCTGGTTGACGGCAGGGTCATTGAAACCGGGAAAATAAAGGCCGCAATTTTTACGCACTGGAATCAGGACTACTACGCGTTCCACTATCGTCAAAACGATATGGATGAGTATTTTGATGAAGCGGGCAATTCACTTCGGAGGCAGTTTATGGCGGCGCCTCTGGACTATACCCGCATCAGTTCACGATTTACCAACAGCCGGTACCACCCTGTCCTGAACAGAAATATGCCGCACCACGGAACCGACTATGCTGCTCCGGTTGGTACTCCAATCCGTGCTGTGGGTGATGGTGTGGTTACGACTGCAGGTTACGGACGCAATAACGGAAATTTTGTGCGCATCCGGCATAACAGTATTTACGAAACCGGCTATCTGCACATGTCCCGTTTCGCTGATGGAATCAGAGCCGGTGTTACGGTCAACCAGGGTCAGGTGATCGGTTACGTAGGTGCCACGGGCCTGGCTACGGGTCCGCATCTCTGCTTCCGGTTTTGGGAACACGGTCAGCCTGTCGATCCCCGGCGCATAGACCTGCCACCAGCCGATCCCATTCATACCATGCACCGTATGGCTTTCACCGACCGGAAAATCGGGCTGCTTGAAGAACTTGGTTTGAATCCGGACTCACTCATCACCAGGCCTGCCACTCTGGCCGGCAACATCGGGTACAGCGGAGTGTTGTCGCAACCCGAGAAGGCATCCCGGCAGACAACAGAGTTGTAA
- a CDS encoding DUF971 domain-containing protein, translated as MYSKYQISRITVNSELQELQIVWGDNHQSRFPMEGLRRSCPCVFCQGGHDQMGKPVNPKIFLEPATRAWAITNISQVGNYALQLTWNDGHQSGIYRFERLRDMCPVEHGII; from the coding sequence ATGTATTCAAAGTATCAAATTTCCAGGATAACCGTTAATTCCGAGCTTCAGGAGTTGCAGATAGTATGGGGAGATAATCATCAAAGCCGATTTCCCATGGAGGGTCTGCGTCGGTCCTGCCCCTGTGTCTTTTGTCAGGGCGGACATGACCAAATGGGCAAACCTGTTAACCCCAAAATTTTTTTGGAGCCGGCAACCCGCGCATGGGCCATCACGAATATCTCCCAGGTGGGAAACTATGCATTGCAGCTGACCTGGAACGACGGGCATCAAAGTGGAATCTACCGGTTTGAACGCCTCCGGGATATGTGTCCCGTTGAGCATGGGATCATCTGA
- a CDS encoding TetR/AcrR family transcriptional regulator: MSDKKKHILDVAERLIAKNGYRSTTTRMIAEEAEVNVAMLSYYFGSKEQLLKALLDRHTEEVKRLLEQINLRNEEPFETFRKFMFAYVDYSFENPRPVIIAIREIGLLNQRPDILMNLQETMLQVHRMIIEALEKAKKTNELRNIDVELYVLTFSSTIESYLVNAFMFDTGFPFLGIRKKSPDAMKERLKKHLSSLLSQLKINPLN; encoded by the coding sequence ATGTCCGACAAAAAAAAACACATACTGGACGTCGCCGAGCGTCTGATTGCGAAGAACGGGTACCGATCCACCACCACCCGAATGATCGCCGAGGAGGCGGAGGTCAATGTAGCCATGCTCTCCTACTATTTCGGCTCCAAAGAGCAGCTTCTGAAAGCGTTGCTGGATCGTCATACCGAAGAGGTGAAGCGCTTGCTGGAGCAGATCAACCTGCGCAATGAGGAACCGTTCGAGACGTTTCGGAAATTCATGTTTGCCTATGTGGACTATTCCTTCGAAAATCCGAGACCGGTCATTATTGCCATTCGCGAGATCGGACTGCTCAACCAGCGCCCGGATATTCTGATGAATTTGCAGGAAACCATGCTTCAGGTTCACAGAATGATTATTGAAGCACTTGAAAAGGCAAAAAAAACCAACGAATTGCGAAACATAGACGTGGAATTGTACGTATTGACGTTCAGCTCAACAATTGAGAGTTATCTTGTCAATGCCTTCATGTTTGATACCGGTTTTCCTTTTCTGGGTATTCGCAAGAAATCGCCCGATGCTATGAAAGAAAGGCTCAAAAAGCACCTTTCATCCCTGTTGAGCCAACTGAAAATAAATCCATTGAACTGA
- a CDS encoding efflux RND transporter periplasmic adaptor subunit, translating into MTEISILSNSKFPNTMNVFRSLLPLFLLVLVLAACDQDNNANNNERSGREVVVEILKTEPITFEERVRVTGTVEALEDAIISAEVSGRVREIADRGHVVREGAQIVRLDDRMVRASLEMARANYELAQDAFERQQPLLQDSIISTLTFNQARAQRDQARSQLEQAEKQLSDSRIEAPFSGRIEERMVSAGELVNAGVPVVRLVNTAKVRINAGVPERYVNDIVEGAPALVHLRSYGGKELMSEIRYVGSVITPESRTFPVELVMDNREELLKPEMVVNLAITRKVWEDAVVVPRTALIRDEEGVQVFVIERDGDRVTAKARRVTPGVASGSLVVIDEGLDHHEEVVVIGQTNVSDGDRVRIQNTRTYERYH; encoded by the coding sequence ATGACAGAGATTTCCATTTTATCCAACAGTAAATTTCCAAACACCATGAATGTATTTCGCAGCTTACTACCTCTGTTTCTTTTGGTCCTGGTACTGGCCGCATGTGACCAGGATAACAACGCCAATAATAATGAACGCTCCGGACGGGAAGTTGTCGTCGAAATTTTGAAAACGGAACCAATTACGTTCGAGGAACGGGTTAGGGTCACCGGAACGGTTGAGGCCCTTGAGGATGCCATTATTTCTGCCGAAGTATCCGGGCGGGTCCGGGAGATCGCGGATCGTGGCCATGTGGTCCGTGAAGGCGCACAAATCGTCCGGCTGGATGACCGTATGGTTCGCGCTTCGCTTGAAATGGCACGTGCCAACTATGAGCTGGCCCAGGATGCCTTCGAGCGCCAGCAACCGCTGCTGCAGGATTCCATCATCAGTACGCTGACTTTCAATCAGGCCCGTGCACAGCGCGACCAGGCCCGATCCCAGCTCGAGCAGGCGGAAAAACAGTTGAGCGACTCCCGCATTGAAGCCCCGTTCAGCGGACGCATCGAAGAACGCATGGTCTCCGCCGGTGAGCTGGTCAACGCGGGTGTTCCGGTGGTCCGGCTGGTCAATACCGCGAAGGTCAGGATCAATGCCGGTGTGCCGGAGCGGTATGTCAATGACATCGTCGAAGGCGCTCCCGCACTGGTTCACCTGAGATCCTACGGCGGGAAAGAGCTGATGAGTGAGATTCGCTATGTCGGCAGTGTGATTACTCCGGAATCCCGCACATTTCCGGTCGAGCTGGTCATGGATAATCGGGAGGAGCTTCTCAAACCCGAAATGGTTGTCAACCTTGCCATAACAAGGAAAGTATGGGAGGATGCGGTGGTTGTCCCCAGAACCGCACTGATTCGCGATGAGGAAGGAGTTCAGGTTTTCGTAATCGAGCGCGACGGCGATCGGGTTACGGCCAAAGCAAGGCGAGTTACTCCCGGCGTGGCATCCGGTTCGCTTGTTGTCATTGATGAAGGCCTTGATCACCATGAGGAAGTGGTGGTTATCGGCCAGACGAATGTGAGCGACGGCGACCGGGTTCGAATCCAGAATACGCGGACCTACGAGCGCTATCACTAA
- a CDS encoding YigZ family protein: MEESVRTITEPVYEKFTDRGSKFFACAYPAADMAQIENARQKVTKKYPDATHYCYAWRCNPFSIQEFTQDDGEPSGSAGQPILGVLKSEHLVNTIIIVVRYYGGTKLGKAGLIQAYRESARLAVASAKTTGLRKYLPVEIHYPYEQENRIRELRNRFELETGWESYHEQVTIEFFCKFRASAELVDILGRYEHAGIRFSTGEACYRPSQFNY; this comes from the coding sequence ATGGAAGAATCAGTGAGAACGATAACGGAACCGGTGTACGAAAAATTCACGGATCGAGGTTCAAAATTTTTTGCCTGTGCGTACCCGGCAGCAGATATGGCCCAGATCGAAAACGCCCGGCAGAAAGTTACAAAAAAATATCCGGATGCCACGCATTATTGTTATGCATGGCGCTGCAATCCTTTTTCCATTCAGGAGTTTACACAGGATGACGGTGAGCCGTCCGGATCAGCCGGGCAACCAATTCTGGGGGTGCTGAAATCAGAGCATCTGGTCAATACCATTATTATCGTTGTCCGGTATTACGGCGGAACCAAACTTGGCAAAGCCGGGTTGATTCAGGCATACCGGGAATCGGCTCGGTTGGCAGTGGCTTCTGCAAAAACGACTGGCCTGCGCAAGTACCTTCCTGTCGAAATTCACTATCCGTATGAACAGGAAAACCGGATCCGGGAACTGCGGAACCGGTTTGAACTTGAAACCGGATGGGAGTCGTACCATGAGCAGGTAACCATCGAGTTCTTTTGCAAATTCAGGGCTTCAGCTGAACTGGTTGACATACTCGGCCGCTACGAACATGCGGGAATTCGCTTCTCAACCGGCGAAGCGTGTTATCGCCCCTCGCAATTCAACTACTAA
- a CDS encoding SDR family NAD(P)-dependent oxidoreductase produces MSKKTILVTGASKGIGNATVRYLAGLKYHILATARSEEPLAALKKSNSRRIDVVPTDLTDSGSIQKLTDFVRGQNMELTAMVHNAGGLIKKPFLELTDSDWNTMWNLNVMSAVRLLRALLPFFGKNAHIVTIGSMGGFQGSSKFPGLAAYSTAKGALSIWTESMATELKEHNISVNCLCLGGVQTGMFETAFPGVKAPVKPDDIGEYIGDFALKGHRFLNGRVIPAALGDP; encoded by the coding sequence ATGTCAAAAAAAACGATTTTGGTGACTGGCGCCAGCAAGGGAATTGGAAACGCGACGGTCCGTTATCTGGCCGGGCTCAAATATCACATCCTTGCCACCGCCCGATCGGAAGAGCCGTTGGCGGCACTCAAAAAAAGCAATTCGCGCCGTATCGATGTTGTCCCGACAGATCTTACTGACAGTGGATCCATTCAGAAGCTGACAGATTTTGTCAGGGGGCAAAACATGGAATTAACAGCAATGGTGCACAATGCCGGCGGGCTGATTAAAAAGCCATTTCTGGAATTGACCGACAGCGACTGGAATACCATGTGGAACCTGAATGTCATGTCGGCAGTGCGGTTACTTCGCGCATTGCTGCCCTTTTTCGGTAAAAACGCTCACATTGTCACCATCGGAAGTATGGGTGGATTTCAGGGAAGTTCCAAATTTCCCGGCCTGGCCGCCTACAGCACTGCGAAAGGAGCGCTGAGCATATGGACAGAAAGTATGGCGACAGAATTAAAGGAGCATAACATCTCGGTAAATTGTCTCTGTCTTGGTGGTGTCCAGACCGGCATGTTCGAAACGGCATTTCCGGGCGTAAAAGCTCCTGTCAAACCGGATGACATAGGCGAGTATATTGGCGACTTTGCCTTGAAAGGACACCGGTTCTTAAATGGCAGAGTCATACCGGCGGCACTGGGTGATCCATGA